One part of the Lycium ferocissimum isolate CSIRO_LF1 chromosome 8, AGI_CSIRO_Lferr_CH_V1, whole genome shotgun sequence genome encodes these proteins:
- the LOC132065975 gene encoding uncharacterized protein LOC132065975, whose product MRLHHLGTGKEMIATFVYAKCEEEERLKLWDNIYQIATDMVVPWLVGGDFNVILLQKEKLGGLPVTLAECEDFAFCINSCELFDLGFKGSLFTWWNGRSAEDCIFKRLDRIFVNALFQDTFKEIEVEHLSRIGSDHAPLLMTFGKESVNIQKPFRFLNIWTQHESFQTLKLKNMKRFLSVWSRETYGDIFKQVAIREEAVKIKKDLFEEDPSIVNKIVLQKAQAELKKNLSLEEQYWKQRAGFN is encoded by the exons ATGAGACTACATCATCTTGGCACAGGAAAGGAAATGATTGCTACTTTTGTTTATGCTAAGTGTGAAGAAGAGGAAAGACTTAAACTATGGGATAACATTTATCAAATAGCAACTGATATGGTGGTGCCATGGCTAGTTGGAGgggattttaatgttattctaTTACAGAAGGAAAAGTTGGGGGGCCTACCAGTCACATTAGCTGAATGTGAAGATTTTGCTTTTTGTATAAATTCTTGCGAACTATTTGATCTTGGTTTTAAAGGTAGTCTATTCACATGGTGGAATGGAAGATCAGCAGAggattgtatttttaaaaggcTTGATAGAATTTTTGTTAATGCTCTATTTCAAGATACTTTTAAAGAAATTGAAGTTGAACATCTATCAAGAATAGGATCAGATCATGCCCCATTATTAATGACTTTCGGCAAAGAATCTGTTAATATTCAGAAGCCTTTTAGGTTTCTGAACATTTGGACTCAACATGAATCTTTTCAAACATTG AAATTGAAGAATATGAAGAGATTCTTATCAGTATGGAGCAGGGAAACATATGGGGACATTTTTAAGCAGGTAGCAATAAGGGAGGAAGCGGTAAAGATTAAAAAAGATCTATTTGAAGAGGATCCAAGTATTGTTAACAAAATTGTACTGCAAAAAGCTCAAgctgagttaaaaaaaaatctaagtcTGGAAGAACAATACTGGAAGCAAAGGGCAGGTTTTAACTAG